In Frigoribacterium sp. Leaf415, the genomic window GGGGGTGGACGCGACCGCGGAGTCGTCCGCGCCCTGCCCGAGGGTCGGCGCCGCGCCTCCTCGGCTGCGGTAGTAGAGGAACACGCCCGCACCGAGGACCAGCCAGATCACGCCGCCGATCTTGGCCTCGGGCGCGGCGTTGACCAGCACGTAGCCGATGATCAGGAACCCGACCACGGGCACGACGAGGTGCAGCAGCCAGTTGCGCGACTTCTTCTTCACGACGTAGTGCACGACGACCGACACGTGCAGCAGCATGAAGCCGAAGAGGGCCCCGAAGTTGACCAGCGAGGCGATCACGTTGATCTGTCCGACGAAGAACAGCACGAGCACGGCCGAGAGCGCCGACACGACGAGGATCGCGGCCTGCGGCACCTGACGCGTGTTGATCTTCGACAGGAACGCCGGCAGCTGCTTGTCGCGGCTCATCGAGAAGAGCAGGCGCGAGGTCGCGGCCTGGGCGGCCATCGCGTTGGCGATGCCGACGGCGAGCACGTTGACGACGAAGAACGCCGTCGCCCACCCGCTGTTCGACGCCTCGCGCACGAGGTCGAAGAAGGCGTTGCCGGCCTCGCCCTCGGGGAACGACTCGCGGCCGCCGGCGAGCGCGCTGGCCAGCCAGGTCTGCAGGATGAAGCAGAACGCCACGATGAACAGGGCGATGATCATCGCCTTGCCCGCTCCACCACGCTTGCCGGTGCTCTCCTCGGACAGCGTCGAGATGCCGTCGAAGCCGAGGAAGCTGAGCACGGCGATCGACAGCGCCGAGGCGATCAGGGGTGCGGTGACCTTGCTCGAGTCCCAGATCGGGTCGGTGGTGAACTCGGCGCCGGGGATCGTGCCGCCGTTGAGCGCGGTCACGGCGATGATGACGAAGATCACGATGAAGACGACCTCGATCGCGAGGAACACCCGGTTCATCAGCTTGATCGAGCTGATGCCGAGCAGGTTCACCGCGGTGTTGATCGCGACGAAGATCAACGCCCACATCCAGCGGGCGGTGCCGGGGAAGATGCCGATCATCGACTCGGCGGCGAAGACGTAGAGCAGCGTCGGCACGAGCAGGTAGTCGAGCAGGATGGCCCAGCCGGCGAAGAACCCGGCCACGGGGTGGATGCCCCGCCCGACGTACGAGAACACCGACCCGGCGAGCGGGATCGACTTCGCCATCTGCGCGTAGGCGAGGGCGGTGAAGATCATCGCGACGAGGCCGACGAGGTAGACCAGCGGCACCATGCCCGACGAGGCGTTGTAGACGGTGCCGAAGATCGCCCAGGGCGCGATCGGCACCATGAAGATCAGGCCGTAGATCAACAGGTCGACGGTCGAGACCGACCGCTTGAGTTCTTGCTTGTAGCCGTACTGCTCGAGCTGCTGCTGGTTGCTCAGCTCACCGCCGGAGGCGGCCTTCGTGGGCAGGGACATGGTGTGCTCTCTCGCTCGGGTGGGGATCGGGTCGGTGCGGTGGGGTGTGCGGTGGGGGTGCGGCGGGGTGGGGATCGGGAGGCGCGGGTCGCGCCGGTTCAGGAGGCGCGGCCCGCGCCGGTCAGGAGGCTCGCGCGACGTCGCGCCGCTCGTCGTGCGCCGTCAGGAAGGGTGCGACGACGGCCCGGAACTCCTCGGGCTGCTCGAGGTGCGAGCAGTGGCTGGCGCCGGCGAACACGTGCGAGCGGACGTCGGCGATGCCGTCGACGAACGGCTGCCAGGTGGCGGGCGTCGCCTCGTCGAACTCGCCGGCGACGACGAGGGTCGGCGCGACGATCGACGGCAGGCGGTCGACGATCGTCCAGTCGCGCATCGTGCCGATGACGTGGAACTCGTTCGGCCCGTTCATCGTGTGGTAGACGGTCGGCTCGGCCTCCATCTGCTCCTCGCTGTCGACGAAGTCCTGCGGCATGGGCACCACGCGGCAGACGTGACGCTCGTAGAACACCTGGGTGGCGGCGAGGTACTCGGGGTCGGTGGTCGTGCCGTCCGCCTCGTGCCGGGCCAGCGCCTCCTGGGTGTCGGTCGGCAGCTGGTCGCGCAGCTCGCCGGCGCCCTCGACCCAGAGCTGCATGGAGGCGGGCGAGTTGCAGATCGCCAGGCTCGCGAGCCCGTCCGGCGCCGTCACGGCGATCTCGGCGCCGAGCATGCCGCCCCACGACTGGCCGAGCAGGTGGTACCGCTCGAGGCCGAGGTGCGCGACGAGGGCCTCGAACTCGGCGACGAACAGGCTCGGCTGCCAGAAGTCGACCGGGGCGTCGGGCAGGTGGGTGCTGCGACCGCAGCCGAGCTGGTCGTAGTGCACGACCGTGCGACCGGTCTCGTCGGCCAGGGCACCGAGGTTGCGCAGGTAGTCGTGGGCCATCCCCGGGCCGCCGTGCACCACGACGAGGGGCAGCGCACCCTCGCGCGGCTCGTCGGGCGTGGTGACCCGGTACCAGGTCTCGGCGTCGTGGAAGGGGGCGGTGCCGGTGGTGATCGTGGACATGCGGGTGAGCATGCACCCGGCTAAGGTCTCGCGACAAGACCTTTCGCGATGCCTTAATCTGCTCGTAACACGACGAGACCTCGAGTGCTCCGCGCACGACGGGTCGGCGAACCGGAACGGGGACGCGATGGGCCAGGACGAGAGCCGAGGAGGCGCGGGCGGCGCACGCTCGGACGTCGCGGTCGACGGCGCCCTCGGTGGTGCCCTCGGGGCCCCTCTCGCCCCGACGACCCGGGTCGACGACCTCACCGACCGCCTCGTCACCGCCATCACGATCGGCGAGTACCTGCCCGGCTCGCGCCTCCCCCCGGAGCGCGACCTCGCCGCCTCGCTGCGGGTCGGCCGCATGACCGTGCGGGCCGCCCTGGCCCGGCTCGTCGAGCAGGGCTTGATCGTGACGCAACGCGGGCGCGGCGGCGGCTCGTTCGTCCAGGCGCCGGCACCGGGGTCGGGCACCGACGTCGTGCGCCGCACGCTCGCCGCACGCTGGTCCGACCTGCGCGACACGAGCGAGGCGATCAGCCGTCTGCACGGCGTCGTCGCCGAAGCGGCAGCCGAGAACCGCACCGCGACCGACGTCGACCGGTTGCACGACCGACTCGAGGGCTACCGCGACGCCGCGTCGGGGCTCGCGTCGCAGAAAGCCGACGAGGCCCTGCACGTCGCGATCGCCGAGGCCGCCGGCAACGCGACGCTGCGCGGCGTGCTGTTCGACCTCGAGGCCCGGGTGAGCATCTCGGCACCGGCGCACCTCTGGGGCGGGCCGGACGGCATGCGCGAGATGGAGCTGCGCGCCCTCGCCGACCACGAGGCGCTCGTCGCCGCGATCTGTGACGGGCGCGCGGCGGACGCCGCGGCCATCGCGCGCGAGCACGTCAAGATCGACCTCGAGCTGCTCGAGCGCGAACTCGGCCGCACCGACGCGACCGGCTGAAGCCTGCCCTGGCGGCCGACCCGCGCCTCCTGAGCCCTCGGACCCCAGGAACTCGCCGAGACCCCCTCGCGCGCACGGGGGTCTCGGCGAGTTCCCGGGGTCTCGGCGTGACGGCGCGGCCGAGGCCGGCCGTGACAGGCTGGGCGGGTGAGCGACTCGACGACGAACGACACCGGCCCCACGACCGCCCCGCCCGCCTGGTGGACGACCGCGACGGTCTACCAGATCTACCCGCGCAGCTTCGCGGACTCGAACGGCGACGGGGTGGGCGACCTCGGCGGCATCCGGCGGCGACTCGGTCACCTGCACGATCTCGGGGTCGACGTGATCTGGCTGTCGCCGATCTACCGGTCTCCGCAGGCCGACAACGGCTACGACATCAGCGACTACGACGACGTCGACCCGCTGTTCGGCACGCTCGAGGAGTTCGACGCCCTGACGGACGAGGTGCACGCGCTCGGCATGAAGCTGGTCATGGACCTCGTCGTCAACCACACGAGCGACGAGCACCCGTGGTTCGTCGAGGCCCGGTCGTCGCGCGACGCCCCGAAGCGCGACTGGTACCTCTGGCGCGACCCGCTGCCGTCCGGCGAGGGGACGGACGCCGCGGGCACTCCCGGCGCCGGCACCCACCCGACCGCGTGGCGCAGCGCGTTCAGCGGCCCGGCCTGGACCCTCGACGAGCGCACCGGCCAGTACTACCTGCACATGTTCGCGTCGAAGCAGCCCGACCTCAACTGGGAGAACCCCGACCTGCGCCGGGCGGTGTTCGACATGATGAACCGCTGGCTCGACCGGGGCGTCGACGGCTTCCGCATGGACGTGATCAACCACATCGCCAAAGAGCCCTCGTCGCTGGCGCCCGGCGCGTCGCACTTCGTCATGGGCGGGCAGATCCACGACCATCTGCGCGAGATGCACCGCGAGGTCTTCGCGCACCGCACCGACCGCGAGCTGATCACGGTGGGCGAGATGCCGGGCGTGACGGTCGACGACGCCCGGCTGTTCACGGCCGCCGACCGGCACGAGCTCGACATGGTGTTCCAGTTCGAGCACGTCGGCCTCGACCACGGGCCGGACTCGAAGTTCGACAACCTCCCGTTCGACCTCGTGGCCCTCAAGCGCTCGCTGTCGCGCTGGCAGGACGGTCTCGCCGACCAGGGCTGGAACAGCCTCTACCTCGGCAACCACGACCAGCCGCGGTCGGTTTCGCGCTTCGGCGGCGACGACCGGTACCGGTTCGAGTCGGCGACGTTGCTCGCCACCGTGCTGCACCTGCACCGGGGCACGCCGTACGTCTACCAGGGCGACGAGATCGGCATGACGAACGCCGGGTTCACCTCGATCGAGCAGTACCGCGACATCGAGTCGGTCAACTGGTTCGACGAGTCGGTCGCGGCGGGGGCCGACCGCGAGGCCCTGCTCGAGGCGTTGCGCTTCCGCAGTCGCGACAACGCGCGCACCCCGGTGCAGTGGTCGGGAGGCGCGGCGGCGGGCTTCAGCACCGGCACCCCGTGGATCGAAGTGGTCGCGAACCACGACACCGTGAACGTCGAGGCCGACCGAGCGGCGGGCGACCGCTCGGTGTTCGAGCACTACCGCCGCCTGATCGCGTTGCGGCACGAGTCGCCGGTCGTGGCGCTCGGGTCGTTCGAGCTGCTGGCACCGGACGACGAGCGGCTGTACGCGTTCACCCGCACGCTCGGTGACGAGCAACTGCTCGTGCTGGCGAACTGGTCGGGCGAGGCGTACGAGCTCGACCCCGCCCTGCACCCGGCGCTGCGGCGTCGCTCGGTGCCGCAGGTCGTGATCGGCAACGTGCCCGGCGGGGCCGGGCTGACGCTCGCGCCCTGGGAGGTGCGCGTCCTGCGGTCCTGACCCGCGCCTCCCCGCGCGCGCTCGCCCCGCCCCTCGCCCTCTCACGTGTGCAAATCGCGACAGCGGAGGCGCGGCGCGCCGCTCAGGTCGGAAGATGAGCGGCGCGCCGCGCTCCCCTCGTCGGGTTCGGCGCGCTGCACGGGGCGCGAGCGGTCGGGTTCGGCACGCCGCACGGGGCGCGGGCGGTCGGGTTCGGCACGCCGCACGGGGCCCGAGCCCCCGACGCGAGCACGCGTCGCACCGTCCATGTGCACGGTGCGACGTTCATCCGACGCTGCGACTCGTGCCCCGGACCTCACGCCCCGGACCCCGGTAGCGTCGCCGAAGTGAGCGATCCCGACGACGCGCCCGCGCCTCCTGAGAACTCGACCGAGCACGACCCGACCGGCCCGAGCGACCCCGACCCCGCACCCGCCGAGCTCCCGCACGGCTGGGTGCGCATCGGCGAGCGCCGCTGGTGGTCGACGTGGGTCGGGGCGACGACGTTCTTCGTCACCTTCTCGGCACTCCAGGGCGTCAACTTCGTCGCGGGCATCGCCGGGGCGACCGTCCGTTGGGACCTCGCGCTGCTCCTGGGAATCGCGGTCACGGTCGGGATCTTCGCCATGATCACGCTGATCCGGAACGCCCTGTCCCCGCAGCCCTGGGTCGACCTCGACTCCGGGCAGCTGCGGGCCGGCACCCGCCGACCGATCCCTCTGGCCCAGGTCGACCGTGCCGTCCTGACGACGGCGCCCGTCGGCACCGGCGGCCGGGTGGTCGTGCTCCGGCTGACCGCCAAGGAGGCGCGGGTCGAGTTCATCCTGCGCGACCGGCAGGACGCGACCCTCGACCCGACCTCGACCGCCGTGTTGGCGGAGGCGCTGCGCCGCACCTCCGTCGCCATGCCGACGTCGATCCACGATCCGAGCGGCCGGTTCGCCCGCTACAACTTCCCCGGCCACATCGGCCGCGACGACGCCGTCGCCCTCGTCGAGCACCCGCCCGCCGCCGGCGAGCCGT contains:
- a CDS encoding APC family permease, encoding MSLPTKAASGGELSNQQQLEQYGYKQELKRSVSTVDLLIYGLIFMVPIAPWAIFGTVYNASSGMVPLVYLVGLVAMIFTALAYAQMAKSIPLAGSVFSYVGRGIHPVAGFFAGWAILLDYLLVPTLLYVFAAESMIGIFPGTARWMWALIFVAINTAVNLLGISSIKLMNRVFLAIEVVFIVIFVIIAVTALNGGTIPGAEFTTDPIWDSSKVTAPLIASALSIAVLSFLGFDGISTLSEESTGKRGGAGKAMIIALFIVAFCFILQTWLASALAGGRESFPEGEAGNAFFDLVREASNSGWATAFFVVNVLAVGIANAMAAQAATSRLLFSMSRDKQLPAFLSKINTRQVPQAAILVVSALSAVLVLFFVGQINVIASLVNFGALFGFMLLHVSVVVHYVVKKKSRNWLLHLVVPVVGFLIIGYVLVNAAPEAKIGGVIWLVLGAGVFLYYRSRGGAAPTLGQGADDSAVASTPATDSERHDA
- a CDS encoding FadR/GntR family transcriptional regulator → MGQDESRGGAGGARSDVAVDGALGGALGAPLAPTTRVDDLTDRLVTAITIGEYLPGSRLPPERDLAASLRVGRMTVRAALARLVEQGLIVTQRGRGGGSFVQAPAPGSGTDVVRRTLAARWSDLRDTSEAISRLHGVVAEAAAENRTATDVDRLHDRLEGYRDAASGLASQKADEALHVAIAEAAGNATLRGVLFDLEARVSISAPAHLWGGPDGMREMELRALADHEALVAAICDGRAADAAAIAREHVKIDLELLERELGRTDATG
- a CDS encoding proline iminopeptidase-family hydrolase, which codes for MSTITTGTAPFHDAETWYRVTTPDEPREGALPLVVVHGGPGMAHDYLRNLGALADETGRTVVHYDQLGCGRSTHLPDAPVDFWQPSLFVAEFEALVAHLGLERYHLLGQSWGGMLGAEIAVTAPDGLASLAICNSPASMQLWVEGAGELRDQLPTDTQEALARHEADGTTTDPEYLAATQVFYERHVCRVVPMPQDFVDSEEQMEAEPTVYHTMNGPNEFHVIGTMRDWTIVDRLPSIVAPTLVVAGEFDEATPATWQPFVDGIADVRSHVFAGASHCSHLEQPEEFRAVVAPFLTAHDERRDVARAS
- a CDS encoding glycoside hydrolase family 13 protein, whose product is MSDSTTNDTGPTTAPPAWWTTATVYQIYPRSFADSNGDGVGDLGGIRRRLGHLHDLGVDVIWLSPIYRSPQADNGYDISDYDDVDPLFGTLEEFDALTDEVHALGMKLVMDLVVNHTSDEHPWFVEARSSRDAPKRDWYLWRDPLPSGEGTDAAGTPGAGTHPTAWRSAFSGPAWTLDERTGQYYLHMFASKQPDLNWENPDLRRAVFDMMNRWLDRGVDGFRMDVINHIAKEPSSLAPGASHFVMGGQIHDHLREMHREVFAHRTDRELITVGEMPGVTVDDARLFTAADRHELDMVFQFEHVGLDHGPDSKFDNLPFDLVALKRSLSRWQDGLADQGWNSLYLGNHDQPRSVSRFGGDDRYRFESATLLATVLHLHRGTPYVYQGDEIGMTNAGFTSIEQYRDIESVNWFDESVAAGADREALLEALRFRSRDNARTPVQWSGGAAAGFSTGTPWIEVVANHDTVNVEADRAAGDRSVFEHYRRLIALRHESPVVALGSFELLAPDDERLYAFTRTLGDEQLLVLANWSGEAYELDPALHPALRRRSVPQVVIGNVPGGAGLTLAPWEVRVLRS